Proteins found in one bacterium genomic segment:
- a CDS encoding metallophosphoesterase, producing MKVGILSDSHDHRDAAEGALHFFRAEGVGMVFHLGDVCSPAVLAGYADPAIPLRGVFGNNDSDRDGLQEATGGAFRQGPHIESVDGRRILLAHSYDQLQGELSGQGRFDLVLFGHTHRPLTMRVGKALVVNPGESCGLIRGKNTCAVVDLATLEPRIVEIPFPGTG from the coding sequence GTGAAGGTCGGGATCCTCTCCGACTCCCACGACCACCGGGACGCCGCGGAAGGCGCGCTCCACTTTTTTCGCGCCGAGGGGGTGGGGATGGTCTTCCATCTCGGTGATGTCTGCTCGCCGGCCGTCCTCGCGGGGTACGCCGATCCGGCGATCCCCCTGCGGGGGGTCTTCGGCAACAACGACTCCGACCGTGACGGGCTGCAGGAGGCGACCGGCGGTGCGTTCCGGCAGGGACCGCACATCGAATCGGTCGACGGGCGGAGGATCCTCCTGGCGCACTCCTACGACCAGCTGCAGGGGGAGCTCTCCGGGCAGGGGCGGTTCGACCTCGTTCTCTTCGGCCACACGCACCGTCCGCTCACGATGCGGGTGGGGAAGGCGCTGGTGGTGAACCCGGGGGAATCGTGCGGGCTCATCCGGGGGAAGAACACGTGCGCGGTTGTCGACCTGGCCACGTTGGAGCCGCGGATCGTCGAGATCCCTTTCCCGGGGACCGGCTGA